One genomic segment of Hydrocarboniclastica marina includes these proteins:
- a CDS encoding erythromycin esterase family protein: MTEVQTRLVDIIREAAVPLSGGGDGDYDALLQLTKDCHFILLGEASHGTEDFYTARAEVTKRLIMEQGLTAVAIEGDWPSVYRVNRFVRGLGSDSDAGQALSDFRRFPLWMWRNTVFLEFVQWLRVYNFSQPETQRVGVYGLDMYSLYESIAEILSYLESVDPTAADEARIRYGCLDNVADEQGYGYGVHLGRVPSCEENVIAQLESLRNRSADYLMHDGIDAQDEQFQAEQNARLVKNAEQYYRNMFSSRVSTWNMRDRHMGETLDALHRHLSARTGNKARLAVWAHNSHLGDARATAMGDRGELNLGQLCRERYGHDALLVGFTTHTGSVTAASSWDGPAECKSVRPSLPGSHENLFHETGLTRFFLSLNGALEERYRHSQLERAIGVLYLPESERTSHYFRARLADQFDAVFHFDRSSALRPLDGVPAWEPSAPDTYPSGL, translated from the coding sequence ATGACCGAAGTCCAGACTCGACTGGTTGATATCATACGTGAGGCAGCGGTCCCTTTGAGCGGCGGCGGCGACGGCGATTACGACGCGTTACTGCAACTGACCAAAGACTGTCATTTTATCCTCCTGGGCGAGGCGAGCCATGGGACTGAAGACTTCTACACGGCACGTGCAGAGGTCACCAAACGCCTGATCATGGAACAGGGCCTTACGGCCGTCGCTATCGAAGGGGACTGGCCTTCTGTCTACCGGGTCAACCGCTTCGTACGGGGACTCGGCAGTGACAGTGACGCTGGCCAAGCGCTGTCGGACTTCAGGCGTTTCCCGCTCTGGATGTGGCGCAATACCGTGTTTCTTGAATTCGTGCAGTGGCTCAGAGTTTACAACTTCAGCCAGCCTGAGACGCAGCGGGTCGGTGTGTATGGCCTCGACATGTATAGTCTGTACGAATCCATTGCCGAGATACTGTCTTACCTCGAGAGTGTCGACCCAACGGCTGCTGATGAAGCCCGAATTCGCTACGGTTGCCTCGACAACGTCGCCGACGAGCAGGGCTACGGCTATGGGGTGCATCTCGGACGAGTGCCTAGTTGCGAGGAAAATGTGATCGCACAACTGGAGTCGTTGCGGAACAGGTCGGCCGACTATTTGATGCATGACGGTATAGACGCCCAGGACGAGCAGTTTCAGGCAGAGCAGAACGCGCGGCTCGTCAAGAATGCCGAGCAATACTACCGCAACATGTTCTCCTCCCGCGTCAGCACCTGGAATATGCGCGACCGGCACATGGGTGAGACGCTTGACGCCCTCCACAGGCACCTGTCGGCGCGAACCGGCAATAAAGCCAGGCTCGCTGTCTGGGCTCATAATTCACATCTTGGCGATGCCCGCGCGACGGCCATGGGTGACCGGGGTGAGCTCAACCTTGGCCAGCTCTGCCGCGAACGCTACGGGCACGATGCTTTGCTGGTAGGGTTTACGACCCATACGGGCTCAGTGACGGCGGCGTCCAGCTGGGATGGCCCTGCTGAATGCAAGTCAGTAAGGCCCAGCCTGCCGGGCAGCCACGAGAACCTGTTCCACGAGACCGGCCTTACGCGATTTTTTCTTTCGCTGAACGGGGCCCTGGAAGAGAGATACCGTCACAGCCAGCTTGAGCGCGCGATCGGGGTGCTTTATCTGCCGGAATCGGAGCGCACAAGCCATTATTTCCGAGCTCGGCTGGCAGACCAGTTCGATGCCGTTTTTCATTTTGACCGGTCTTCGGCGCTCAGGCCGCTCGACGGTGTTCCAGCCTGGGAGCCGTCCGCGCCCGATACTTATCCATCGGGACTTTAG
- the pth gene encoding aminoacyl-tRNA hydrolase, with protein sequence MPENAKQDIQLVVGLGNPGPEYAQTRHNAGALFVEALARAAGQSLRPERKYLGLYCRINWQGADLHLLIPTTYMNRSGQSVKALADFFKLQPQQILVAHDELDLEPGSVKLKRGGGHGGHNGLRDLISHLGTNDFHRLRLGIGHPGDRSAVVNYVLGKLGKPEAEALSAAMEASSDELAEATRGDWNKAMNRLNGFRPSQP encoded by the coding sequence ATGCCAGAAAATGCTAAGCAGGATATCCAACTGGTGGTGGGCCTGGGCAATCCAGGCCCGGAATATGCCCAGACCCGACATAACGCCGGCGCGCTCTTCGTGGAAGCTCTGGCCCGCGCCGCGGGGCAGAGCTTGCGTCCTGAGCGAAAGTACCTCGGTCTTTACTGCCGCATAAACTGGCAAGGCGCCGACCTCCATTTACTGATCCCCACCACGTACATGAACCGCAGCGGCCAATCCGTAAAAGCTCTCGCGGACTTCTTCAAACTTCAGCCCCAACAGATTCTCGTCGCCCACGACGAGCTGGATCTGGAGCCCGGCAGCGTCAAACTCAAACGCGGGGGCGGGCATGGCGGCCACAATGGCTTGCGCGACCTGATCAGTCACCTCGGCACCAACGATTTCCATCGGCTTCGTCTGGGTATCGGCCATCCCGGGGATCGCAGCGCCGTAGTCAACTACGTGCTTGGAAAGCTCGGTAAACCGGAAGCTGAAGCGCTCTCGGCAGCCATGGAGGCCAGCAGCGATGAACTCGCCGAAGCAACCCGCGGAGACTGGAACAAGGCCATGAACCGGCTGAACGGTTTTCGCCCTTCCCAGCCGTGA
- a CDS encoding 50S ribosomal protein L25/general stress protein Ctc gives MAQEFAFEVFLRDDKGKGASRRLRRKERKIPAIIYGANKEPVAISLWHNDLKKALEHEAIFSHILTLNLDGKEESVILKDLQRHPFKPLLTHADFLRVEKGHELHVNVPLHFMNEDTAPAVKLEGGIVSHQQTEVEVICLPKDLPEFIEVDVSGMAMDQTIHLSDLKLPEGVRLAALAQGPDHDLAVASIHKPRGVKADEAEDAENEGEEGGE, from the coding sequence ATGGCACAGGAATTCGCATTCGAAGTGTTTCTTCGCGATGACAAGGGCAAAGGTGCGAGCCGCCGCCTGCGTCGCAAAGAACGCAAAATCCCGGCGATCATTTACGGCGCCAATAAGGAACCGGTCGCTATCTCACTGTGGCACAACGACCTGAAGAAGGCGCTTGAGCACGAGGCAATCTTCTCCCACATCCTGACGCTGAATCTGGATGGCAAGGAAGAGAGCGTGATCCTGAAAGATCTGCAGCGCCACCCGTTCAAGCCGCTTCTGACCCACGCTGATTTCCTGCGGGTCGAAAAAGGCCACGAACTGCATGTCAACGTACCGCTGCACTTCATGAATGAGGACACCGCTCCCGCAGTCAAGCTGGAAGGCGGAATCGTTTCTCACCAGCAAACCGAAGTCGAAGTGATCTGTCTGCCAAAAGACCTGCCTGAATTCATCGAAGTCGATGTGTCCGGTATGGCTATGGACCAGACCATTCACCTCAGCGACCTCAAGCTGCCGGAAGGCGTTCGTCTGGCCGCGCTCGCTCAAGGTCCTGACCACGACCTGGCGGTTGCATCGATCCATAAGCCACGCGGCGTCAAAGCCGACGAAGCGGAAGATGCTGAAAACGAAGGCGAGGAAGGCGGCGAGTAA
- a CDS encoding PEP-CTERM sorting domain-containing protein codes for MIKRITSVFFLTLAFSLTANAGLIGDTVRVAHHYPDIDKEHLGVDILVGSETTFVPVHGIPQYEASLGDDFLAVDFLNTTQWANRAFNGLVLTEMDSLLVDIAVETNFINWDNSRMSYADNRLAFNWAGLSFNTETFFNVSFGTQAVSVPEPASLALLGLGLVGLGLSRKMKAA; via the coding sequence ATGATCAAACGTATTACATCGGTATTCTTCCTCACCCTCGCATTCTCCCTGACCGCAAATGCGGGCCTGATCGGGGACACGGTCCGTGTCGCGCATCACTATCCGGACATTGATAAAGAGCACCTGGGCGTGGATATCCTGGTCGGCAGCGAAACGACTTTCGTGCCTGTGCATGGTATTCCCCAATACGAGGCAAGCCTCGGGGATGACTTCCTTGCAGTAGACTTTCTGAATACCACCCAATGGGCCAACCGCGCGTTCAATGGTCTGGTGCTGACAGAAATGGACTCCCTGCTCGTCGATATCGCAGTTGAAACCAATTTCATCAATTGGGACAACTCCCGCATGTCCTATGCAGATAACCGTCTCGCATTCAACTGGGCCGGCCTGAGCTTCAACACAGAGACTTTCTTCAACGTCAGCTTCGGCACCCAGGCTGTAAGCGTACCCGAGCCGGCTTCTCTGGCTCTGCTGGGTCTTGGCCTGGTAGGCCTTGGACTTTCCAGAAAAATGAAAGCCGCCTAA
- a CDS encoding SRPBCC family protein has product MSEREGWGTLRKVPGGYEARLKRLIDHDRHRVWSMLTCSELLCQWLAPGSVEPVLGGRVRIDFAASGSTIDSTVSAIDVPSVLEYSWSSGNEPVRPVRWELAGNDECTELKLILRLPENDDPARACAGWDTHLEMLLAAMEGVSISFPVQRYRKAREAFAALAST; this is encoded by the coding sequence ATGAGCGAGCGCGAAGGCTGGGGCACGTTACGTAAAGTTCCGGGTGGATATGAGGCGCGTCTAAAGCGTTTGATTGACCATGACCGGCACCGAGTCTGGTCAATGCTCACTTGCTCGGAACTACTCTGCCAGTGGCTGGCCCCCGGCTCAGTGGAACCGGTTCTTGGCGGTCGTGTTCGAATCGATTTTGCTGCCAGCGGATCAACCATAGACAGCACCGTTAGCGCTATTGATGTGCCATCGGTGCTCGAGTACTCGTGGAGCAGTGGCAACGAGCCGGTACGCCCTGTGCGCTGGGAATTAGCAGGCAATGACGAATGCACAGAACTGAAGCTGATTTTGCGTCTGCCAGAAAACGATGATCCTGCGCGTGCATGCGCCGGGTGGGATACCCACCTGGAAATGCTGCTAGCCGCGATGGAAGGTGTTTCGATCAGCTTCCCGGTGCAGCGATATCGCAAGGCCCGGGAGGCCTTTGCCGCACTTGCGTCAACGTAA
- a CDS encoding bifunctional diguanylate cyclase/phosphodiesterase, which produces MDDRSSQKALLRRWPQPSPATAVTGGESGQQFFDDSSLAFFVLTSGGFFHWTNAAWTRSFGWTEDDLQGEPCLNFIHPEDRDCFDTAITPPVDRAANSSLLARFRDRQGGYHLLEWSMEPNAIGLLQGLARQFTRSETTDGAAERARAQLEQRYARLANDWQAGSPADCKLPVAVGEAHITTDSKGVITGLNRVAEQLTGWALDAARGLPLDHVLSLHRPSAGEKIPNPGLEALRSGAPSTLTEPAHIVRKNGLHVPVELAAAPVFNGTGQPAGAVSVFFDVSCTRDLAERVRHSATHDDLTGLLNRSEFEERLNHVLAAASPPPHALLQLDLDRFRIINDSCGHVAGDELLRQVAGELQLQIRPRDTLARLGSDEFVLLLEKCTPEQAHRKACDIQSFIRNFRFSWGDSSFQIGMSIGIALIDEQATSSRRILEHAESACAMAKEAGRDRIYVFDKGDKHDQHQSTYRYWVTKVTEALETDKIELMAQPIVAIQTGEEKGSHFEVLARLRDDDGNMIPPASFINAAERYNLMPRLDRYVVSKVFRWLADNPAAVVDLDICSINLSASTLGDDRFPGFLKELVRRYRIPTHKVCFEITETMAIRNLSKTIELAAEFKRLGFLFSLDDFGSGFASYHYLKRLPVDFLKIDGEFVRGILEDPMDEAMVRSMNEIGHIMGKKTIAEYVESQPLLEKLKHIGVDYVQGFTIGEPNHLLVMH; this is translated from the coding sequence ATGGATGACAGGAGTTCACAAAAAGCTCTGCTAAGGCGATGGCCTCAACCCTCTCCAGCAACAGCCGTTACGGGCGGGGAATCGGGGCAACAGTTTTTCGATGACTCTTCGCTGGCCTTTTTCGTCCTGACGTCCGGCGGCTTTTTTCACTGGACCAACGCAGCCTGGACCCGATCCTTCGGCTGGACGGAAGATGACCTCCAAGGCGAGCCCTGCCTTAATTTTATCCACCCGGAAGATCGCGACTGCTTTGATACGGCCATAACACCGCCCGTCGATCGCGCCGCAAACTCAAGCCTACTGGCTCGCTTCAGGGACCGTCAGGGCGGCTACCACCTGCTGGAATGGAGCATGGAGCCGAACGCCATAGGGTTGCTACAGGGCTTGGCGAGGCAGTTCACCCGATCGGAAACCACTGACGGAGCTGCCGAGCGCGCGCGCGCTCAATTGGAACAACGGTATGCCCGGCTGGCCAATGACTGGCAGGCTGGTAGCCCAGCGGACTGCAAGCTCCCTGTAGCCGTCGGTGAGGCCCATATAACCACAGACTCAAAAGGTGTCATTACGGGCCTGAACAGGGTCGCCGAACAGTTGACAGGCTGGGCTCTGGACGCAGCTCGCGGGTTACCGCTGGATCATGTCCTGTCGCTGCACAGGCCAAGCGCCGGTGAAAAAATACCGAACCCGGGGCTGGAAGCACTCAGATCCGGCGCGCCATCGACCTTGACCGAACCGGCGCACATTGTTCGGAAAAACGGGCTGCATGTGCCGGTCGAGCTTGCTGCGGCTCCGGTTTTCAATGGAACCGGCCAGCCAGCGGGAGCGGTTTCTGTGTTTTTCGACGTCAGCTGTACCCGTGACCTTGCCGAGCGGGTGCGGCATAGTGCGACCCACGACGATCTGACCGGTTTGCTTAATCGCAGCGAATTCGAAGAGCGCCTGAATCATGTCTTGGCTGCTGCGTCACCTCCTCCACATGCGCTGCTTCAACTCGATCTCGACCGCTTCCGTATTATCAATGACAGTTGTGGACACGTTGCAGGGGACGAGTTACTGCGTCAGGTCGCCGGTGAGTTGCAGCTTCAGATACGTCCACGGGATACCCTTGCCCGGCTGGGCAGTGACGAATTTGTGTTGCTGCTTGAAAAATGCACGCCTGAACAGGCTCACCGGAAAGCCTGCGATATCCAGTCGTTCATTCGTAACTTCCGGTTCAGCTGGGGAGATTCTTCATTCCAGATCGGGATGAGTATCGGAATCGCGCTCATTGACGAACAGGCGACCTCCTCCCGCAGGATCCTGGAGCATGCAGAAAGCGCATGCGCCATGGCCAAAGAGGCGGGGCGGGACCGCATTTATGTATTCGACAAGGGCGATAAACACGACCAGCACCAGAGCACTTATCGGTACTGGGTGACGAAAGTTACCGAGGCGCTGGAGACCGATAAGATAGAGCTGATGGCCCAGCCGATCGTCGCTATCCAGACGGGGGAAGAGAAAGGCAGCCATTTCGAAGTACTGGCGAGGCTGCGGGATGACGACGGCAACATGATTCCGCCGGCAAGCTTTATCAACGCGGCCGAGCGCTACAACCTTATGCCTCGCCTTGACCGTTACGTGGTTAGCAAAGTTTTTCGCTGGCTTGCGGATAATCCTGCGGCGGTTGTAGATCTCGACATATGCTCCATCAATCTATCGGCAAGCACACTCGGTGATGACCGGTTCCCGGGGTTCCTGAAAGAGCTGGTTCGTCGCTATCGTATTCCGACTCACAAGGTCTGTTTCGAAATAACCGAGACGATGGCCATTCGCAACCTGTCCAAGACCATCGAGCTCGCTGCGGAGTTCAAACGCCTGGGCTTTCTGTTTAGCCTGGACGATTTCGGCAGCGGCTTCGCATCGTACCACTACCTCAAGCGGCTGCCCGTCGACTTCCTCAAAATAGACGGCGAGTTTGTCCGGGGCATTCTTGAAGACCCGATGGACGAAGCCATGGTTCGCTCCATGAATGAGATCGGTCACATCATGGGCAAAAAGACAATAGCCGAGTACGTCGAGTCCCAGCCGCTGCTCGAGAAGCTAAAGCACATCGGTGTCGACTACGTCCAGGGGTTCACCATTGGCGAGCCCAATCACCTGCTGGTCATGCACTGA
- a CDS encoding ribose-phosphate diphosphokinase yields MSKLMVFAGNAHPELAKKVVQKLHIPMGDATVGKFSDGETSIEINENVRGRDVFVIQPTCNPTNDNLMELIVLVDALRRASATRITAVIPYFGYARQDRRVRSMRVPISAKVVADMMTKVGVDRVLTVDLHADQIQGFFDIPVDNIYATPVLIEDIKRQRFENYVVVSPDVGGVVRARAIAKRLDDADLAIIDKRRPKANVSQVMHIIGDVRGKTCVLVDDIVDTSGTLCKAANALKEHGAEHVVAYITHPVLSGPAIENIEASSLDELVVCDTIPLGDNARKCAKIRTLCMAELLAESIRRVNNEESISAMFE; encoded by the coding sequence GTGTCCAAACTGATGGTATTCGCCGGCAACGCGCATCCTGAGCTTGCCAAAAAAGTCGTCCAGAAACTCCATATCCCCATGGGCGACGCGACTGTTGGAAAATTCAGTGACGGCGAGACTTCGATTGAGATCAATGAGAATGTCCGAGGTCGGGATGTGTTCGTGATCCAGCCGACTTGCAACCCGACCAACGATAATCTGATGGAACTGATTGTCCTGGTAGATGCCTTACGCCGAGCTTCGGCCACGCGTATCACCGCGGTTATCCCCTATTTCGGATATGCCCGCCAGGATCGCCGCGTACGCTCCATGCGTGTTCCGATCAGCGCCAAGGTTGTCGCCGACATGATGACCAAGGTCGGTGTTGACCGCGTGCTGACTGTCGATCTCCACGCCGACCAGATTCAGGGCTTTTTCGACATCCCGGTGGATAACATCTACGCGACGCCAGTACTGATCGAAGACATCAAGCGTCAGCGCTTCGAGAACTATGTGGTCGTCTCGCCTGATGTTGGCGGTGTTGTCCGTGCCCGCGCTATTGCCAAACGGCTTGATGATGCAGACTTGGCAATAATCGATAAGCGCCGTCCGAAAGCCAACGTTTCCCAGGTAATGCATATCATCGGCGACGTTCGAGGCAAAACCTGTGTGCTGGTGGATGATATCGTCGATACCTCGGGCACGCTCTGCAAAGCCGCGAACGCGCTGAAAGAGCACGGCGCCGAGCATGTGGTGGCTTATATTACCCACCCGGTGCTATCCGGCCCTGCCATCGAGAACATCGAAGCGTCCAGCCTTGATGAACTGGTGGTCTGCGATACGATCCCTCTCGGTGACAACGCCCGAAAGTGTGCTAAAATCCGCACGCTTTGCATGGCGGAGCTATTGGCCGAATCCATTCGACGGGTCAATAACGAAGAATCCATCAGCGCGATGTTTGAATAA
- the ispE gene encoding 4-(cytidine 5'-diphospho)-2-C-methyl-D-erythritol kinase, whose translation MLTLPAPAKLNLFLHITGRRDDGYHTLQTLFQFLDFGDSLSFQLDSGTGVRLSPDLPGFDPAENLVVKAANKLRSYIGSPPTGVTIHLDKRIPMGGGLGGGSSDAATTLLALNRLWGLDLHTDELASVGLELGADVPVFVRGHAAWAEGIGEQITPASPVEDWYLVLIPPCTVNTAQIFRHERLTRNSKPIRIAPAFDGNHSDYRNDCEALVCELYPAVEQALQWLRSECGNARLTGTGACIFSRFPTESGALAVLRNRPSGIKGFVAKGLNSSPLHNRLTELL comes from the coding sequence ATGCTAACCTTGCCCGCACCCGCCAAGCTGAATCTGTTCTTGCATATTACTGGCCGTCGTGATGACGGTTATCACACTCTGCAGACCCTTTTTCAGTTTCTGGATTTTGGCGACAGCCTCTCTTTTCAGCTCGACTCCGGCACTGGCGTTCGCCTGTCGCCAGACTTGCCCGGTTTCGATCCGGCGGAGAACCTGGTCGTCAAGGCCGCAAACAAACTCCGCAGCTACATTGGTAGCCCCCCAACCGGAGTCACCATCCACCTGGACAAGCGCATCCCCATGGGCGGCGGGCTCGGCGGCGGCAGTTCAGACGCAGCCACCACGCTACTGGCCCTGAATCGCCTATGGGGGCTGGATCTGCACACAGATGAGCTGGCCAGCGTCGGCCTCGAACTGGGCGCGGATGTCCCGGTTTTCGTAAGAGGGCATGCTGCCTGGGCCGAAGGCATCGGAGAACAGATCACACCCGCATCGCCGGTCGAAGACTGGTACCTTGTGCTTATACCACCCTGCACAGTAAATACGGCTCAGATTTTCCGCCACGAGCGGTTGACACGAAACAGCAAGCCAATCAGAATAGCGCCCGCTTTTGACGGGAATCACTCGGACTACCGAAACGATTGCGAAGCCCTTGTCTGCGAGCTTTATCCAGCGGTAGAACAAGCCTTGCAATGGCTCAGAAGCGAGTGCGGTAACGCCAGATTAACCGGCACCGGCGCTTGCATTTTCAGCCGATTCCCGACAGAATCCGGAGCCCTAGCGGTTCTGAGAAATAGACCCTCTGGAATTAAAGGGTTCGTAGCCAAAGGACTGAATAGCTCTCCGCTTCATAACCGGCTAACTGAGCTCCTTTAA
- the lolB gene encoding lipoprotein insertase outer membrane protein LolB, whose protein sequence is MFDLGRRAGRFLLPGLVLLALTACSTRIHLPDDTGLSRAKPSDWHEREKALRAFDEWELIGKIAVRQADQSQSAIINRWSQQSDAYHLQLSSAFLGMGSVELMGDRHQLLIRTADGESYVSDDPEALVREVTGWRLPLAVLPYWVRGIPAPGQPSALGFGDQDTLKMLSQAGWDVYFERYSEPTERRPALPRLITATNGEARVRLAISRWQSQ, encoded by the coding sequence ATGTTTGACTTAGGTCGCAGGGCAGGTCGCTTTCTCCTGCCAGGTCTGGTGTTACTTGCGCTGACGGCTTGTAGTACTCGCATCCACCTCCCCGATGACACTGGCCTGAGCCGTGCAAAACCAAGCGACTGGCACGAGCGGGAGAAAGCGCTCCGCGCGTTCGACGAATGGGAGCTCATTGGGAAGATCGCGGTTCGGCAGGCGGATCAATCCCAGAGCGCGATAATCAACCGCTGGTCCCAGCAAAGTGACGCATACCACTTGCAGCTTTCGTCGGCCTTTCTTGGCATGGGCAGCGTTGAGCTTATGGGCGACCGTCATCAGTTGCTGATCCGTACAGCCGACGGCGAGAGCTACGTCTCTGACGACCCTGAGGCGCTTGTCAGGGAAGTCACTGGCTGGCGCCTGCCCCTCGCTGTTCTGCCTTACTGGGTCCGCGGCATTCCAGCGCCAGGGCAGCCTTCGGCGCTGGGTTTTGGTGACCAGGACACGCTGAAAATGCTGTCCCAGGCAGGATGGGACGTCTATTTTGAACGCTACAGCGAACCAACGGAACGCCGACCCGCCCTACCGCGATTGATCACCGCAACCAATGGCGAAGCCCGCGTCCGGCTTGCCATCAGCCGCTGGCAAAGCCAATAG
- the ychF gene encoding redox-regulated ATPase YchF, with protein MGFNCGIVGLPNVGKSTLFNALTKAGIGAENFPFCTIEPNAGVVAMPDPRLTKLAEIVKPQKTIATTMEFVDIAGLVAGASKGEGLGNQFLANIRQTDAIAHVVRCFEDDNVIHVANKIDPAADIEVINTELALADMDTVERAVQRVQRVAKSGDKKAKAQQEVFEKLLPVLNEGRPVRSMDLSDDERDLIRELCLLTVKPTMYIANVSEDGFENNPHLDRVRAIAEQEKAVVVPICSKLEAEIAELEDDEKSDFLAEMGMDEPGLDRVIRAGYRLLDLQTYFTAGVKEVRAWTVNVGATAPQAAGVIHTDFEKGFIRAEIVGYEDFVACKGEQGAKEAGKWRLEGKEYIVQDGDVIHFRFNV; from the coding sequence ATGGGTTTCAATTGCGGCATCGTCGGCCTGCCTAACGTCGGCAAGTCCACTCTTTTCAACGCCTTGACCAAGGCGGGGATCGGCGCCGAGAATTTCCCATTCTGCACCATTGAGCCCAATGCTGGCGTTGTCGCAATGCCCGACCCCAGGCTGACCAAGCTCGCCGAAATTGTGAAGCCCCAGAAAACCATCGCGACGACCATGGAATTCGTCGACATAGCCGGACTCGTGGCTGGCGCCTCCAAGGGCGAAGGGCTGGGCAACCAGTTTCTTGCCAATATTCGCCAGACAGATGCCATAGCTCACGTAGTGCGGTGCTTCGAGGACGATAACGTCATCCACGTAGCGAACAAGATTGATCCAGCCGCAGACATCGAAGTTATCAACACCGAACTGGCGCTGGCTGACATGGATACCGTGGAGCGCGCAGTTCAACGCGTCCAGCGCGTAGCCAAAAGCGGCGACAAGAAGGCCAAGGCTCAACAGGAAGTTTTCGAAAAGCTGCTGCCTGTGCTTAACGAAGGGCGCCCTGTACGCAGCATGGATCTCAGCGACGACGAGCGCGACCTGATCCGTGAGCTTTGCCTGCTCACAGTCAAGCCAACCATGTATATCGCGAACGTATCGGAGGACGGGTTTGAGAACAACCCCCACCTGGACCGGGTGCGCGCCATTGCGGAGCAGGAGAAGGCAGTGGTTGTGCCCATCTGCAGCAAGCTGGAAGCAGAGATTGCCGAACTGGAAGACGACGAGAAGAGTGATTTTCTGGCGGAAATGGGTATGGATGAGCCAGGCCTGGACCGCGTTATTCGCGCGGGTTACCGTCTCCTGGATCTGCAGACCTACTTTACCGCGGGGGTAAAAGAAGTACGGGCCTGGACCGTCAATGTCGGCGCAACGGCCCCGCAGGCGGCAGGAGTGATACATACCGACTTCGAGAAAGGTTTCATCAGGGCGGAGATTGTCGGGTACGAAGACTTCGTCGCGTGCAAAGGTGAGCAAGGCGCTAAAGAAGCAGGTAAATGGCGTCTCGAAGGGAAGGAATACATTGTCCAGGATGGCGATGTCATTCACTTCCGGTTCAACGTCTGA